The following proteins are co-located in the Eleginops maclovinus isolate JMC-PN-2008 ecotype Puerto Natales chromosome 1, JC_Emac_rtc_rv5, whole genome shotgun sequence genome:
- the LOC134861380 gene encoding LOW QUALITY PROTEIN: glutathione synthetase-like (The sequence of the model RefSeq protein was modified relative to this genomic sequence to represent the inferred CDS: inserted 2 bases in 1 codon; deleted 1 base in 1 codon): protein MVLDNCSQHAVVSLGKTLHSRLLLWGLPTVLNVVQISQDPDFLEDALAGTVQANDFTXLFDIYRQVQQEGRTQSIMVGIIRFDYMLDQRGDVTCLKQIEINTFSTGGFGVSDGVAEMHRVILRSVGLLEEAKCVQSTNNSPAMSAAIAKAWELYGKPKAVFLFLIDNVSLHKLQQRCVEEQLWNRNIPVIHRKFEEVSRRGSLDGDKKLFIGGLEVAVVYYHYGYMAGHYTDQAWDARLMMERSLAVKCPNISTHLAGTKKVQQVLARARVLEKFFPDQPQVVEQIFATFTSLYALDLGPQGDHTVSMALADPDKFVLKPQREGGSKMASANLPKKATK from the exons ATGGTTCTGGATAACTGCAGTCAGCATGCTGTcgtgtccctgggcaagacacttcactcCAGactgctcctgtggggattgcccacagtattgaatgtagTGCAA ATCAGCCAGGACCCGGACTTTCTAGAAGACGCTCTTGCAGG AACTGTCCAGGCCAATGATTTCAC GTTGTTTGACATATACAGACAAGTGCAGCAGGAAGGTCGCACACAG TCCATTATGGTGGGTATAATCCGGTTTGACTACATGTTGGATCAGAGGGGGGATGTGACCTGTTTGAAGCAAATAGAGATCAACACTTTTTCCACTGGTGGTTTTGGGGTGTCTGACGGTGTTGCTGAGATGCACAG GGTAATCCTGAGGTCAGTTGGTCTTTTGGAGGAG GCAAAGTGTGTACAGAGTACCAACAACAGTCCTGCAATGTCCGCTGCTATAGCTAAGGCCTGGGAGCTCTATGGCAAACCTAA GGCAGTTTTCCTGTTTCTAATTGACAATGTCTCGCTACACAAACTCCAACAACGATGCGTTGAGGAACAGCTTTGGAACAG AAACATTCCTGTTATCCACAGAAAGTTTGAGGAAGTATCCAGAAGAGGATCTCTTGATGGTGACAAAAAGTTGTTTAT AGGTGGTCTGGAGGTAGCTGTGGTGTACTACCACTATGGCTACATGGCAGGTCACTACACTGACCAG GCCTGGGATGCTCGTCTGATGATGGAGCGCTCTCTGGCTGTCAAGTGTCCCAACATCAGCACTCACCTGGCCGGAACCAAGAAGGTCCAGCAGGTGCTCGCCAGAGCTAGAGTTCTGGAGAAGTTCTTCCCCGACCAGCCCCAAGTAGTGGAACAGATCTTTGCGACGTTCACTAGCCTCTACGCTCTTGACCTg GGTCCACAAGGTGACCACACTGTGTCCATGGCTCTGGCCGACCCAGATAAGTTTGTCCTGAAGCctcagagagaaggaggaagtaAGATGGCATCAGCAAATCTTCCTAAAAAAGCTACAAAATGA